A stretch of the Lactuca sativa cultivar Salinas chromosome 9, Lsat_Salinas_v11, whole genome shotgun sequence genome encodes the following:
- the LOC111904962 gene encoding 1-aminocyclopropane-1-carboxylate oxidase 3: MANFPLIDMENLNGGERGATMELIKDACENWGFFELLNHGISHELLDKVEKMTKEHYKKCMEQRFKDMVAAKALEGLKAEVTDIDWESTFFLRHLPTSNILEIPDLEEEYRNLMKDFAGKLEKLAEELLDLLCENLGLEKGYLKKAFHGSKGPNFGTKVSNYPPCPTPELIKGLRAHTDAGGIILLFQDDKVSGLQLLKDGEWIDVPPMRHSIVINLGDQIEVITNGKYKSVMHRVIAQTDGTRMSIASFYNPGNDAVIFPAPALLEETAEKEQSYPKFVFDDYMKLYAGLKFQAKEPRFEAMKAVEANVSLGPVATA, translated from the exons atggcCAACTTCCCATTGATCGACATGGAGAACTTGAATGGTGGAGAGAGAGGTGCTACAATGGAGTTGATCAAGGATGCTTGTGAAAACTGGGGATTCTTTGAG TTGTTGAACCATGGGATTTCTCATGAATTACTGGATAAAGTTGAGAAAATGACAAAGGAGCATTACAAGAAATGTATGGAGCAGAGGTTTAAAGATATGGTGGCAGCTAAAGCATTAGAAGGTCTGAAGGCAGAAGTTACCGACATAGATTGGGAGAGTACTTTCTTCTTACGTCATCTTCCCACTTCAAACATCTTGGAAATCCCTGATCTTGAAGAAGAATACAG GaacttaatgaaggattttgctGGTAAGCTAGAGAAATTAGCAGAAGAGCTTTTGGATTTGTTGTGTGAGAATCTTGGATTAGAGAAAGGTTATCTAAAGAAAGCGTTTCATGGATCAAAAGGTCCAAATTTTGGAACGAAAGTTAGTAATTATCCTCCATGCCCGACGCCGGAGTTGATCAAGGGTCTCCGAGCCCACACCGATGCCGGCGGCATCATTTTACTCTTCCAAGACGATAAAGTCAGCGGTCTTCAGCTTCTCAAAGACGGCGAATGGATCGATGTTCCACCCATGCGTCATTCCATCGTCATCAATCTCGGTGACCAAATTGAG GTGATTACTAATGGAAAGTATAAGAGTGTGATGCATAGAGTTATTGCTCAAACAGATGGAACAAGAATGTCGATAGCGTCTTTTTATAATCCCGGGAATGATGCTGTGATATTTCCGGCACCGGCGTTGTTGGAAGAGACTGCAGAGAAAGAACAATCGTACCCAAAGTTTGTGTTTGATGATTACATGAAACTGTATGCAGGATTGAAGTTTCAGGCGAAAGAGCCGAGGTTTGAAGCCATGAAAGCAGTTGAAGCTAATGTGAGTTTGGGTCCTGTTGCAACAGCTTAG